From a single Sinomonas atrocyanea genomic region:
- a CDS encoding amidohydrolase, with amino-acid sequence MMLGRSHRAAPQPRRNVMPKRPVAVAEADLAIVNAQVLTMDRGRGSNRIPADAVAVGGGRILAVGSRDVAALTGPRTRRIDARGGAVLPGINDAHLHLVGASMAAFGYLDVSAPIAPGWDAVARRLEGAEPGEDGWVRARGWDDVLIGPAAGQILDVRPDTPVVAFDSTGHQLVANREALRRAGLAASTPDPAGGVIVRGEGGEPTGLFQDAAMEIVNRALPPVPAATLRKAVLAMQRRLHTQGITSLTEPGLGPASAGLLDGSGSVEAIRLLGDLAVSGELMLRVAVLMLFAGTGGADSAAIGAGLASRLRHAYTDRGIAPERLRIAGVKVFADGIPRSGTAWMAEPYGDHCTRGSLVIAGATEQDRVEELRHILRLVDRAGLQAGIHATGDAATEAAADALAAATDPGRRHYIIHGAFSTPETTLARMAQHGIGYSTNPLIRHGAGDAMRRLLGEERFARHQPLRTAATAGVPFTLASDAPVASTDWRETIVAAVRRGTRTSPGIPGDPEGISGLEALAAMTADAAWQDHAEQFKGTIAPGMAADLCVLAGQWPDDDRIEELLETDVALTIADGVPAREHAPR; translated from the coding sequence AATGCGCAGGTGCTGACCATGGACCGTGGTCGGGGGAGCAACCGGATTCCAGCGGACGCGGTCGCAGTCGGCGGAGGACGGATTCTCGCAGTCGGCAGCCGCGATGTCGCAGCCTTGACCGGCCCCCGGACGCGGCGCATCGATGCCAGGGGCGGAGCTGTCCTGCCCGGCATCAATGACGCCCACCTCCACTTGGTCGGTGCGTCGATGGCCGCTTTCGGTTACCTCGATGTGTCCGCTCCGATCGCACCAGGCTGGGATGCAGTCGCCCGCCGTCTGGAGGGGGCAGAGCCGGGTGAGGACGGGTGGGTCCGGGCACGGGGGTGGGACGACGTGCTCATCGGTCCAGCAGCCGGGCAGATCCTCGACGTCCGTCCGGACACGCCGGTCGTGGCCTTCGACTCGACGGGCCACCAGCTTGTTGCGAACCGGGAGGCTCTCCGCAGGGCGGGTCTGGCTGCTTCCACCCCGGACCCCGCGGGCGGGGTCATCGTCCGCGGTGAGGGCGGCGAACCCACAGGGCTGTTCCAGGACGCCGCCATGGAGATCGTCAACCGGGCACTCCCGCCCGTCCCGGCGGCGACGCTGCGGAAGGCGGTCCTTGCCATGCAGCGGCGGCTCCACACCCAAGGGATCACCTCGCTGACAGAGCCAGGGCTCGGTCCTGCAAGCGCGGGGCTGCTGGACGGGTCCGGCTCGGTAGAGGCGATCCGACTGCTCGGCGACCTGGCCGTGTCAGGAGAGCTGATGCTCCGAGTGGCCGTCCTCATGCTTTTCGCCGGAACCGGCGGCGCGGACAGCGCCGCCATCGGGGCCGGGCTCGCCAGCCGGCTCCGGCACGCCTACACGGACCGGGGGATCGCCCCGGAGCGTCTCCGGATCGCCGGCGTGAAGGTCTTCGCCGACGGCATCCCGCGCAGCGGCACGGCGTGGATGGCCGAGCCCTACGGCGACCACTGCACCCGGGGGAGTCTCGTCATCGCGGGGGCCACCGAACAGGACCGGGTGGAGGAGCTCCGCCACATCCTCAGACTGGTGGACCGGGCCGGGCTCCAGGCCGGCATCCACGCTACCGGCGATGCGGCGACCGAGGCCGCAGCCGATGCCCTCGCCGCGGCGACGGATCCCGGCCGCCGGCACTACATCATCCACGGCGCCTTCAGCACACCGGAGACCACCCTCGCACGCATGGCGCAGCACGGGATCGGATACAGCACCAACCCGCTCATCCGCCACGGCGCCGGCGACGCGATGCGCCGCCTCCTCGGCGAGGAGCGCTTCGCCCGGCACCAGCCGCTGCGGACCGCGGCCACTGCAGGAGTCCCATTCACGCTCGCCTCCGACGCCCCTGTGGCGAGCACCGACTGGCGAGAGACCATCGTGGCCGCGGTGCGGCGCGGCACCCGGACATCACCGGGGATTCCCGGCGACCCCGAGGGCATCAGCGGCCTCGAAGCCCTTGCCGCGATGACGGCCGACGCGGCCTGGCAGGACCACGCCGAGCAGTTCAAGGGCACCATCGCCCCCGGGATGGCCGCCGACCTGTGCGTCCTTGCCGGCCAGTGGCCCGACGACGACCGGATCGAGGAGCTCCTCGAGACGGACGTCGCCCTCACCATCGCAGACGGCGTACCCGCCCGCGAGCACGCTCCCCGCTGA